A window of Streptomyces sp. Je 1-332 genomic DNA:
GGGGGTAGTACTCGGCGACCCAGCGGCCGCCGGGGCCGACCTCGATGACCACCTCGGGGTCCTCCGCCGCGGGCTGCACGAGCCCCTCGGAGAGATCACGCAGCTCGACCTCGGGCGGCGCGGACGGCTCGTCCAGGATCCTGATCTCGGCCACCCGGTCGAGGCGGAAGGTGCGGCGCGCCTCGGAGAGGTAGCACCACGCCTCCATGTACGTGTGCCCGACGGCGAAGAGGCGGATCGGGTCGACCTCGCGCTCGGTCAGCTCGTCGCGCGCCGGTGAGTAGTAGCGCAGCCATAGCCTGCGGCGCTCGGAGATGGCGCGGTCGACGTCGGCGAAGACACCGCCCTCGGACTCGAAGGTCACCGAGAGCCGCGCGCTGGCGCCCGCGTTCTCGCCGGCCGCCGTCTCCAGCTTCGCGGTGGCGCGCACCAGCGCCTGCCGGTCGCTCTCGCGCAGCCCCGGGAGCGTGGAGACCGCGCGGGCGGCCACCAGGAGCGCGGTGGCCTCGTCGGCGGCGAGCCGCAGGGGGGCCGCCACGTCGTCCGGGTTGTGCCACCAGATGCGGTCGCCGTCGGTGTCGATGTCCAGGAGGTCGCCGCCGCGGAAACTGGTCCCGCACAGTGGCAGTACGTCCAGGTCGGAGATCAGCTCGTCCTCGGTGATCCCGAAGGCACGGGCGACGTCCTGCACGTGGGCGCCGGGGCGCT
This region includes:
- a CDS encoding WYL domain-containing protein, translated to MASNAIDQTRRMLSLVTYLRERPGAHVQDVARAFGITEDELISDLDVLPLCGTSFRGGDLLDIDTDGDRIWWHNPDDVAAPLRLAADEATALLVAARAVSTLPGLRESDRQALVRATAKLETAAGENAGASARLSVTFESEGGVFADVDRAISERRRLWLRYYSPARDELTEREVDPIRLFAVGHTYMEAWCYLSEARRTFRLDRVAEIRILDEPSAPPEVELRDLSEGLVQPAAEDPEVVIEVGPGGRWVAEYYPHDSAEELPDGGLRITLRTPDPTSLRRLALRLGGDGHIVSPAALADSARLAAREALAAYDEQDEHPGGSYGRQEQGR